A stretch of DNA from Candidatus Eisenbacteria bacterium:
TGGTCGTAGTAGCCGCCGTGCTCGTCGTAGGTGTGGATGAGGGCCGTGCTCGGCCAGAGCGGGCTCGTCATGACTGCGTCGATGATCGAGGCCGCGAAGGCCTGGCCGACCTGGATGTTCGTCGGCGGGTGCTCGTCGTTCTCGGCCTCGCCGGTGAACGCGGGGTCGACGAAGCTCACCTGCGGGAGCGTGCCGGCCGCCGCGTCGGTGTAGAACTCGGAGATCGGGCGCAGGTTGGCGAGGCCGGTCGTCCGGACGTAACCGAACAGCCCGGCGAAGGGGAGGTCCGAGTAGTAGACCCGCCACGTCACCGGCGGCATGGCCTCGTCGAGCAGGTTGAAGATCGTCCGTTGCGTGTACTCGGGCCCGCCCAGCGGTGGGATCACGTTGGTCGTCTGCCCGAACGACGTGCCGGCGAGCAGATAGTAGCGGTTGGGGAACGTCGGACCCTGGAGCGCGCAGAATTGCCGGTCGCTGATCGCGAACGTCTTGTAGAGCTTGTAGTAGTAGCGAAGATCGCTCTTCGCGTACGCACCCATCGCGCGGCTGCCGCTCGGATCGCTCGGATCCACGTTCTGCGCAGTGAAGCCGTCCATCTCGCCGTTGTCGACCTCGCGGTGCGTGCCGCTCCAACCGTGATCGAGATCGGCGACCTCGCAGTAGCGTTTCTGGTGGAACACCTTGATCGGATGGCCGCCGAGCGGATCGGGGTTGGAGGCGTGGCGCGGCGGACCGCTCTTCTTGCCGTAGAGCCTCCCGAAGTAGTGGTCGAAGGAGCGGTTCTCCTGCATCAGCACGACGATGTGGTCGATCGGGATCTGACTTCCGTGCGGCGTGCCGGGCGGCAGGGTGTCGGCGGGGAGGGCACCCATCCCGAACGGGCAGTCGACGGCGCGAGCTACGGTCGCCGCCGCGGCGATCACCAGGGCGACGATGACGGTACGCAAGGGACGCATGCGATGCGGATAGGCTGGCCGCGCGCGGATCGTCAAGCGCGAAGCTGCGAACGCGCGATGAATCGCGGGGTTCGACGACGGCCCCGCCGCTACGGTCGAACCTCGAGGACGACGTTGAACGGCGTCTGGGTCGCCACCCGAAAGCGCGTGAATCCCGCCTGACGACAGACCTCCTCGAGGCGCTTCGGCCCGGCCTGCGCGCCGAGTGCGAGCCCGACCTCCTGCGAGCGGGACGCCGGCGTGCAAATCATGGTGGATGCCGAGTAGAAGACGCGCCCGACCGGATTGAGATTCTGCTCGAGGCGGTCGCCGGCGAAGGGCTCGACCACGAGCCAGGTGCCGTCCGGCCTGAGCGACTCGCGGACGTGTCGCGCGGCGCCGACCGGATCGCCCATGTCGTGGAGCGCATCGAAGATGCAGACGAGGTCGTAGTCGCTGCCCGAGAAGCGCTTGGCCGCGACTGTCTCGAAGCTCACGTGGTCGGCGACGCCGGCCTCCTCGGCGTGCTGCCGCGCCGACACGATGGAGGGTTGGTGGTAATCGAAGCCGACGAACGTCGAGCGCGGATAGGCCTGCGCCATGATGATCGTCGACGCGCCGTGGCCGCAGCCGACGTCGGCCACGCGGGCACCGGCCTGCAGCTTGGCCTCGACCCCATCGAGCGCCGGGATCCACGACGCGACCAGGTTCGCGTTGTAGCCGGCGCGGAAGAAGCGCTCGGTGCCGCAGAAGAGATCGACGTCGTGCTCGTGCCATGCGACGCCGCCGCCGCTGCGGAACGCCTCGGTGATGCAGTCGAGATCCTTGAACATGGAGCGCGCGATCTGGAAGCCGCCCAGGAAGTGCGCCGGGCTCGACTCGTCGGCGAAGGCGAGGCGCTGCACCTCGTTCAAGGAGAAGGTGCCCGCGCCGGGGTCGTAGTCCACGTAGCCCGACGCGGCCTGCGCGCAGAGCCACTCGCGCACGTAGCGCTCGTCGGTGCCGCTGTGCCGGGCGAGCTCGGCGGGCGTCTGCGGCCCCGCGCCCGCGAGAGTCTTGTAGAGCCCGAGCCGATCGCCGATGCCGACCAGCGCCGCGGAGCACGTGGCTCCCAGGTCGCCGACCAGCTTGCCGAGGAACTCGTCGAGGGTTGGTGTCGTCGTCATGGTGTCTCTCCTCTCCAGTCTGCTCAAAGGAGCTCGGCGATGCGGGCGGCGGCGCGGCAGGCGCCGTCGTTCTCGACGTCGCGGTAGCTCGTGGGTCGTCCGATCTCGTCGGCGATCGCGGCGGCGATCGCGTCCGGCGTCGCCGTGTCGTAGTCCATGCAGCGCCCCGCGCCGTAGCGCTGGAGCCGATGGCGCACGTGGACGTTCTGCTCGAAGTGGTGCCGGAGCGGGAAGTACAGGAACGGGCGCTTGCACGCCGTCAGCTCCATCGCGGTCGTGAGTCCGCCCTGCACGACGGCGAGGTCGCACGCCGCGAGGTGCCGGTAGAGGTTGTGCACGTAGGCGACCACCTCGAGACCGCGCGCGGACGGCAGCGACGCCGGATCGATGCGCGGTCCGGCGACGACGACCATGCGCAGCTCCGGGACGCGTCGCTTGGCTTCGGGATGGGCGGCGATCACGCGACGCAGGAGATGGTGTCCCACGCCCGAGCCGCCGACCGACACGAGGCAGATCCGCTCGTCGGGACGATAGCCGAGCTCGGCCCGCAACGCCGCGCGATCGCCCAGCGCCGCCGGATCGAAGCCCGACACGTAGCCCGCGAAGGCGAAATGGCGCTCGGTCCACTCGCGGATGCCGGGGAGACCCGGACCGAAGCGCTCGGGCACGATGTCGTCCGCGTTGCCGACGAAGACGGCCCGGTCGCGGACGTGCGGGTTCCGCTCGATGTGCTCGATCATCTCGGCATTGTAGTCCGCGGTGAGCGCCCGCTCGCGCCGGCCGCCGTCGGCCATCGGGAGCCAGCCGACGAAGTCCGTGAGCCACGCGTACGGCGCGCGCTTCTCGCCCGGGTTCTCGTGCAGGTAGTAGTCCAGCTCCCACGCTTCGTCGCCGATCCAGAGGTCGTAGGGCTCGGCACGGACGACGTCGTGGAAGACCATGAAGTTCGCGACCAGGATCTCGTCCATGCGCCGTAGCGCCTGGAAGCAGTGGAGGTCGTGCTCCGCCGACTCGGATTCGAGGTGGCGCGATTCGCTGGCGAGCAGCGCGCTCGCGGGGTGGAGTCGCTCGCCCTCGGCGGCGAGGACGCGCGTGACGGGGTCCTGGGCGAGCCAGTCGATCTCGAGGTCCGGCACGATGCGACGCAGCTCCCGCGCGATCGCCACGTCGCGCTGCGCGTGACCCAGCCCGATGGGGGAGGACAGGAAGAGTGCGCGCCTGCGCCGGCTCCCGCGCGGCGCGGGCCGCACCGGCTTCTGCTCGTCGCCGTTCGTCTCGAGGAAGTCGCGGATCGCGAGGTTCACGCCGACGGGCTTCCGCGCCAGCGGGAGATGACCCGCACCCGGCATGACGACGAGGCGGCCACGGGTTTCGTGCGCGAGCGCGCGGCCGTCGGCGAGCGAGGTGATGATATCGCGGTCGCCGTGGATCACGAGGACGGGGCACCGCACCCGCCGGGCGAGCTCGCGTTGCGCGCGGCGGGTGAACGCGGGCGTCGGGCCCAGCGTCGAACGGCGGAGCGTCTCGCCGTCCGATTCCAGCGCCCAGCCGACGCCGTCCTCGATCTGCTTGGTCGAATGGGGCTCGGGGAACATCTTGGTGATGAACCACTCGGCGAAGTCGGCGTGCTGCGTGCGCATGTGGTGGCCGTTGAACTTGCCCCAGCCGTAGGCGAGCCGCATCGGACGATCGGCGAAGCGACGCACCACCGGGCTCGCGAGGATGCGCCAGAAGAGTCCGCCCGAGAGGCTCGCCGGGAACATCGGCGCGATGAAGACGGCGCCCTCGACCCGATCGGGATGCTCGGCCGCGAGCAGGAGGCCGCGCTGCGCACCGCGCGAGACCCCGACGACGATCGCGCGCCCGACGCCGTTCGCGTCCATCACGTCGAGCGTGTCGCGGACGAATTCCTCCTCGGCGTACGCTTCGGTGGCGTGCGGCCGGTCGGACCGCCCGTTGCCGCGAGGATCGAACGCGAGCACCCGCGCATGCCGCGCGAGGTAGGGGATCTGCGCCTTCCACATGCGCGAGTGGACGATGGACCAGGGCGGCAGGAGCACGATCGTCCGCTCGCCGTCGCCGTAGCGCTCCCAGAACACGCGAACGCCGTCCCGCTCGATGAATCCCTCGGCGTCGGGATAGCGCGCGCGCGATTGCTCACGTACGCCGGCGGCGGGAGAGAGCGCGGTCGGCGCGTCGTCCGGCATGCTGGCGGTGAGATGCATTGTGGGCCCTCCTCGGCTCGCGCGCGGCGAGCCAGCCGTCGATCCAGGTGAGCAGGGCGTCGTGCCCTTCGGTGATTCCGGACATCCGTTCGAGCTGGAACCCCTGAGCCATCGTCATGACCAGGGCCGTCACCGCCTCGAGTGGCCAGGTGCGCTCGTCGAGCCCGTACTCGCGCAGCGCGCGGCCGAACGCCTCGCGCAGGACGCCGCGCCACTCGGCGTTCACGTGCGCGACGCGCGCACGCAGCTCGGGACGGGTCCAGGCCATCGCCTGCAGCTCGAGGAAGATGCGGTCGTAGCCGGACGCGAGGTCCTCTTCCTGGAACCGCCACGCCGTCCGCCACTTCTCGAGGAAGGGAGCGTCCGCCTGGTACATGGCGCGCTGGCGCACGATCAGCCGCTCGGTGAAGCGATCGAGCACTTCGAGGAACACCTGCTCGATCGCGCCGAAATAGTAGTGGACGAGGCCCTGGTTCACGCGCGCTTCCGCCGCGAGCCCGCGGGTGGTGACGTTGGCGTGGCCGACCTCGATGAGCAGGCGCTCGGCCGCGTCGAGGATGGCCTCGGCGGTCTCGTTGCGGCGCGCGGCTACGGCCATGCGGTCTCCCTGGAGTTAGGCATATGACTTAGGCGATCGCCTAACACCGACTCGGGACCTACGTCAAGAGGGTCGTGGGGCTCGCGGGGTGCCGAGGCCGCGTTGCGGTCGCCCCCGGGCGCGTGATCTTGCTGGACGCATGTCGACGAACCGCTTCGAAGGTCGCACCGCCATCGTCACCGGCGCCGGATCGGGGCTCGGCGCCGCGACCGCCGCCCGCCTCGGGGCGGAAGGCGCCGCCGTCGCCTGCGTCGACGTCGCCGTCGACGGGGCGTCCCGCACCGCGGCCGGGATTCGCGAGCAGGGCGGGCGCGCGCAGGCCTACGCCGCCGACGTGTCCGAACCGGCCGCGGTGACGTCCGCGGTGACCGCCGCGACGCGCGAGCTCGGGCGGCCCTCGGTGGTCGTCAACTGCGCCGGCATCGGGCGCTTCTACCACTCGCACGAGATGCCGTTCGCCGACTGGCAGCGCATCATCGCCGTCAACCTGACCGGCACGTTCCTCGTTTGCCAGGCGGCGCTCCCGCACCTGCTCGACGGCGGTGGCGTGATCGTGAACATCGCGTCCAACGCGGGACTCATGTCGCAGCCGTACAGCGCGGCCTACTGCGCGTCGAAGGGCGGCGTCGTGCAGCTGACGCGCGCGCTCGCCGACGAGTACCTCGAGCGCGGCGTGCGCGTGAACGCGATCGCGCCCGGCGGCATCGAAACGCCCCTCCAGGACGTCTTCCGCAAGGCGCCCGAGGGCATCGACTTCAAGAAGCTCGGCAAGATCAAGACCCCGCTCGGGAACGCGAAGCCGGTGGAGGTGGCGGCGCTGATCGCCTTCGTCGCGTCGGACGAGGGACGCTACATGACCGGCGCGATCGTCTCGATCGATGGCGGCCTCACCATGTGAGCCGCCTCAGGCGTCGCGGAACTCGGCCCACACGGCGGCGTGGTCGGAGGGCTGCTTACCCTTGCGCGAGTTCCGGTCGACGCCCGACGCGGTCGCGCGCTCGGCGAGCGCCGGCGTCGCGAGCAGATGGTCGATGCGGAGCCCGCGATTCTTCGGGAAGCCCAGCATGCGGTAGTCCCACCAGGTGAAGAGCGGCTCGGTGGGATGCATCGTCCGCAGCAGGTCCACGAGCCCCGCGTCCACGATCTTGCGGAGCTCGGTGCGCTCCGGCTCCGAGAACAGCACCTTGCCCTCCCAGGCCGCCGGATCGTGGACGTCGAGCGGGGCGGGCGCGACGTTGAAGTCGCCGCACAGGATGGCCGTCCGCCGCTCGCCGAGCTGCCCCTTCACGTAGCGGCGCAGCCGCTCCATCCAGTCGAGCTTGTAGCGGAACTTCTCCGAGCCGACGCTCTCGCCGTTCGGCACGTAGACCGACATGACGCGGACGCCTGCGGTGGTGGCCGCGAGCAGGCGCGCCTGCGCGTCCTCGTCGCCGTCGCCGAAGCCGCGCGTGACGTCGTCGAGCTTCGTGCGCGAGAGGATCGCGACGCCGTTGTACGTGCGCTGGCCGTGGAACGCGCACTGGTAGCCGAGGCGGCGCAGCTCGTCGGCGGGGAACGCGCCGTCCTCGACCTTGGTCTCCTGGAGGCACATGACGTCGGGACGCTGCGCTTCGAGCCAGGCGAGCACGCGCCCCAAGCGCGCGCGGATGCTGTTCACGTTCCAGGTTGCGAGCTTCACGCGCGCGCATCCTGCCTCCCGGCGCGCCTCTTGTGAAGGCGGCGAGCCTGCCATATCCGATCACCTGGAGAACGACCCATGGAGACACTTCGCACACCCGACGCTCGCTTTGCGAACCTGCCAGGCTACACGTTCGCGCCGCACTACACGGAAGTGGACGGCCTGCGCATCCACTACCTGGACGAAGGACCGCGCAGCGCCGCGCCCGTGCTCATGCTGCACGGGGAGCCGTCGTGGTCCTACCTCTACCGGAAGATGATCCCGATCATCACCGCCGCCGGCCATCGCGCCGTCGCGCCGGACCTGGTGGGCTTCGGACGCTCGGACAAGCCGACGCGGCGCGAGGACTACACCTTCCAGCGCCACGTCGACTGGATGCGACACGTGCTGGTATCGCTCGATCTCCGCGGCGCGACGCTCGTGTGCCAGGACTGGGGCGGGCTGCTGGGGCTCCGCCTCGTGGCCGAGCATCCGGATCGCTTCGCGCGCGTCGTGGTGGCGAACACGTTCCTGCCGACGGGCGACGTCCCCGCCGGTCCGGCGTTCCTCGCCTGGAGGGAGTACTCGCAGACGACGCCCGAGTTCCACGTCGGCGGCATCGTGCGCGGCGGCTGCACGAGCGACCTCTCGCCCGAGATCATCGCGGCGTACGACGCACCCTTCCCGGACGATCGCTACAAGGCCGGGGCGCGGCAGTTCCCGGTGCTCGTACCGGTCACCCCCGACGATCCCGCGGCGCCCGCGAACCGCGCCGCCTGGGAGGTGCTGTCGAAGTGGGCGAAGCCGTTCCTCACGGCCTTCAGCGACCAGGACCCGATCACGCGCGGCGCCGATCGCATCTTCCAGGAGCGCGTGCCGGGCGCCAAGGGTCGGCCGCACACCACCATCGAGGGCGGCGGACATTTCCTGCAAGAGGACAGGGGCGAAGAGCTCGCGCGCGTGGTCGTCGACTTCATCGGGCGAAGCTGAGGGAGGTCGCATGTATCGCATCTTCGGCGTCGAGCTGTCGCCGTATTCGGTGAAGGTCCGCTCGTACTTCCGCTACAAGCGCATTCCCCACGAATGGGTCGTGCGCGACGTGACGCGCATGGACGAGTACAACCGCTATGCCAAGCTGCCGCTGATCCCGCTCGTCGTCACGCCCGAGGGAACGGCGATGCAGGACTCGACGCCCATCATCGAGAAGATGGAGGCGCTCCACCCCGAGCCGGCGCTCGACCCGGCCGACCCCGGGCTCGCGTTCCTCTCGGCGTTGATCGAGGAGTACGCCGACGAGTGGGGCAACAAGCCCATGTTCCACTACCGCTGGTTCTACCAGGCGGACGCCGACTCGGCGGCCGATCGGATCGCACACAGCATGAATCCCGGCCTCGACGCGGACGCGCTCCCGACCGTCACCGGCGCCGTCAAGGGACGCATGGTGCCGCGGCTCGCGTTCGTCGGCTCGTCGCCGCAGACCAAGGACGCGATCGAAGCGTCGTTCCATCGCCAGCTCGCGATCCTCGAAGCGCACCTGGCAATGCGGCCGTATCTCTTCGGCGGCCGCCCGGCGCTCGGCGACTTCGGCCTCTTCGCGCAGCTCTACGAATGCTCGACCGACCCGACGCCGGGCGCCGTCATGCGCGCCAAGGCGCCGCGGACGCTCGCCTGGATCGCGCGCATGCTCGACCCCACGGGCGAGGGCGCCTTCGAGCCGTGGGAGCGCCTCGAGCCGACGCTGCTACCGCTCCTGCGCGACGAGATCGGTGCCGTGTTCTTCCCGTGGACGCTCGCGAACGCGCAGGCGCTCGCCGCGGGCGCGAAAGAGCTCACCTGCACGCTCGAGGGGAAACCCTTCGCGCAGGAGCCGCAGAAGTACCACGCGAAGTCGCTGGCGGCGCTGCGGGCGCGCTATGCGAAGGTCGCCGGCACGCCGTGGCTCGACGGCGTGCTCGAGCGCGCCGGGTGTCTCGCGGGGCTGCGCGGGAGCTGAGGTGCGATTCGGGCGGCGCGCGCTCCTCCGGCTGCTCGGGGCCGGAGTCCTCGCCGTCGCGTGCGGGCAAGGGGAACCGCAGCAGGGCGCGAGCGCGCCCGTCGCGAGCGGGCCCATCCGCATCGCGTACGGAAGCGCGGCGCGCCAGTTCGGCGATCTGCGGACGCCCGCGGGGCGGGGACCGTATCCCGTCGTGATCGTCATCCACGGCGGCTACTGGCTCGCGGCCTCCGGGCTCACGTACATGGATTCGCTCGCCGACGCGC
This window harbors:
- a CDS encoding alkaline phosphatase family protein; protein product: MRPLRTVIVALVIAAAATVARAVDCPFGMGALPADTLPPGTPHGSQIPIDHIVVLMQENRSFDHYFGRLYGKKSGPPRHASNPDPLGGHPIKVFHQKRYCEVADLDHGWSGTHREVDNGEMDGFTAQNVDPSDPSGSRAMGAYAKSDLRYYYKLYKTFAISDRQFCALQGPTFPNRYYLLAGTSFGQTTNVIPPLGGPEYTQRTIFNLLDEAMPPVTWRVYYSDLPFAGLFGYVRTTGLANLRPISEFYTDAAAGTLPQVSFVDPAFTGEAENDEHPPTNIQVGQAFAASIIDAVMTSPLWPSTALIHTYDEHGGYYDHVAPPAACVPDGIAPILGPNDVPGAFDAYGVRIPLVVVSPYARKHYVSHVPRDHTAILRFIETRFDLPALTARDANTDPLTDLFDFTSPTFAKPPNMPKAAIDPKRQAQCS
- a CDS encoding class I SAM-dependent methyltransferase gives rise to the protein MTTTPTLDEFLGKLVGDLGATCSAALVGIGDRLGLYKTLAGAGPQTPAELARHSGTDERYVREWLCAQAASGYVDYDPGAGTFSLNEVQRLAFADESSPAHFLGGFQIARSMFKDLDCITEAFRSGGGVAWHEHDVDLFCGTERFFRAGYNANLVASWIPALDGVEAKLQAGARVADVGCGHGASTIIMAQAYPRSTFVGFDYHQPSIVSARQHAEEAGVADHVSFETVAAKRFSGSDYDLVCIFDALHDMGDPVGAARHVRESLRPDGTWLVVEPFAGDRLEQNLNPVGRVFYSASTMICTPASRSQEVGLALGAQAGPKRLEEVCRQAGFTRFRVATQTPFNVVLEVRP
- a CDS encoding alpha/beta fold hydrolase; the protein is MHLTASMPDDAPTALSPAAGVREQSRARYPDAEGFIERDGVRVFWERYGDGERTIVLLPPWSIVHSRMWKAQIPYLARHARVLAFDPRGNGRSDRPHATEAYAEEEFVRDTLDVMDANGVGRAIVVGVSRGAQRGLLLAAEHPDRVEGAVFIAPMFPASLSGGLFWRILASPVVRRFADRPMRLAYGWGKFNGHHMRTQHADFAEWFITKMFPEPHSTKQIEDGVGWALESDGETLRRSTLGPTPAFTRRAQRELARRVRCPVLVIHGDRDIITSLADGRALAHETRGRLVVMPGAGHLPLARKPVGVNLAIRDFLETNGDEQKPVRPAPRGSRRRRALFLSSPIGLGHAQRDVAIARELRRIVPDLEIDWLAQDPVTRVLAAEGERLHPASALLASESRHLESESAEHDLHCFQALRRMDEILVANFMVFHDVVRAEPYDLWIGDEAWELDYYLHENPGEKRAPYAWLTDFVGWLPMADGGRRERALTADYNAEMIEHIERNPHVRDRAVFVGNADDIVPERFGPGLPGIREWTERHFAFAGYVSGFDPAALGDRAALRAELGYRPDERICLVSVGGSGVGHHLLRRVIAAHPEAKRRVPELRMVVVAGPRIDPASLPSARGLEVVAYVHNLYRHLAACDLAVVQGGLTTAMELTACKRPFLYFPLRHHFEQNVHVRHRLQRYGAGRCMDYDTATPDAIAAAIADEIGRPTSYRDVENDGACRAAARIAELL
- a CDS encoding helix-turn-helix domain-containing protein, which translates into the protein MAVAARRNETAEAILDAAERLLIEVGHANVTTRGLAAEARVNQGLVHYYFGAIEQVFLEVLDRFTERLIVRQRAMYQADAPFLEKWRTAWRFQEEDLASGYDRIFLELQAMAWTRPELRARVAHVNAEWRGVLREAFGRALREYGLDERTWPLEAVTALVMTMAQGFQLERMSGITEGHDALLTWIDGWLAAREPRRAHNASHRQHAGRRADRALSRRRRT
- a CDS encoding SDR family NAD(P)-dependent oxidoreductase → MSTNRFEGRTAIVTGAGSGLGAATAARLGAEGAAVACVDVAVDGASRTAAGIREQGGRAQAYAADVSEPAAVTSAVTAATRELGRPSVVVNCAGIGRFYHSHEMPFADWQRIIAVNLTGTFLVCQAALPHLLDGGGVIVNIASNAGLMSQPYSAAYCASKGGVVQLTRALADEYLERGVRVNAIAPGGIETPLQDVFRKAPEGIDFKKLGKIKTPLGNAKPVEVAALIAFVASDEGRYMTGAIVSIDGGLTM
- a CDS encoding exodeoxyribonuclease III, with the protein product MKLATWNVNSIRARLGRVLAWLEAQRPDVMCLQETKVEDGAFPADELRRLGYQCAFHGQRTYNGVAILSRTKLDDVTRGFGDGDEDAQARLLAATTAGVRVMSVYVPNGESVGSEKFRYKLDWMERLRRYVKGQLGERRTAILCGDFNVAPAPLDVHDPAAWEGKVLFSEPERTELRKIVDAGLVDLLRTMHPTEPLFTWWDYRMLGFPKNRGLRIDHLLATPALAERATASGVDRNSRKGKQPSDHAAVWAEFRDA
- a CDS encoding haloalkane dehalogenase codes for the protein METLRTPDARFANLPGYTFAPHYTEVDGLRIHYLDEGPRSAAPVLMLHGEPSWSYLYRKMIPIITAAGHRAVAPDLVGFGRSDKPTRREDYTFQRHVDWMRHVLVSLDLRGATLVCQDWGGLLGLRLVAEHPDRFARVVVANTFLPTGDVPAGPAFLAWREYSQTTPEFHVGGIVRGGCTSDLSPEIIAAYDAPFPDDRYKAGARQFPVLVPVTPDDPAAPANRAAWEVLSKWAKPFLTAFSDQDPITRGADRIFQERVPGAKGRPHTTIEGGGHFLQEDRGEELARVVVDFIGRS
- a CDS encoding glutathione S-transferase family protein; this translates as MYRIFGVELSPYSVKVRSYFRYKRIPHEWVVRDVTRMDEYNRYAKLPLIPLVVTPEGTAMQDSTPIIEKMEALHPEPALDPADPGLAFLSALIEEYADEWGNKPMFHYRWFYQADADSAADRIAHSMNPGLDADALPTVTGAVKGRMVPRLAFVGSSPQTKDAIEASFHRQLAILEAHLAMRPYLFGGRPALGDFGLFAQLYECSTDPTPGAVMRAKAPRTLAWIARMLDPTGEGAFEPWERLEPTLLPLLRDEIGAVFFPWTLANAQALAAGAKELTCTLEGKPFAQEPQKYHAKSLAALRARYAKVAGTPWLDGVLERAGCLAGLRGS